The Amblyraja radiata isolate CabotCenter1 chromosome 1, sAmbRad1.1.pri, whole genome shotgun sequence genome contains a region encoding:
- the synpo2 gene encoding synaptopodin-2 isoform X2, which yields MGIGDYVCITIDGGSPWGFRLQGGKEHKQPLQVSKVRKKSKACNSGLCEGDELISINSKSCSELTHSEAMQLIDGASDTLQILIKRSISEKADEPQYTVNEETRSRETVETTLQITGRKASAKQNLPFELYISESQDEAYYGETESDTDVSGKREEKQSSSRLLLKERDSSGELLLQGTCRTEQRRNQHSGMVEFQVSIAQGMDGGPETAAVTVTGLDKINSATMDENVLQKDNRNNELAASETDENAAVQIASATKLLQSKIDKKVKLVDSEVQMDSYQSRMDLFLDSSDREYSGKEASTSEVGSGCADSQAEEGWSKTDSTPPFPIGISSEGTEHGSEGTHSGKDLARTHKHRARQAKIRRSESLSEKQVKEAKSKCKSIALLLTATPTPSSKGALMFKKRRQRAKKYTLVSYGTGEFDPDDDQEDSIEFTLIPTSDSDLDEDFCADVNSAQVVTFDWDIGLVEVEKKEKSEKEMQRLPDTKGKGALLFAKRRQRIDQYTAEQEEMKRAGASEVASAQCITAENYYQTSKSSFDNSTFTIQNHTSENYVDVSKFHGIDNVKGVGGRSKMVHQNVKAPEDNRAGATNRTATPFPGVSNRAAAPFSPTRRAMNSMSDLPPPPSYSSISQPPADNIYHATSPPLVTNAQPAIWAPTGIAGEQIASRDERICVPAIRTGILQDARKRNTAKPMFTFIDRPKVAPNPELLSMVKGKTDRRKGIDQPGGGFESGPEEDYLSLGAEASNFLQTPALKQKTPPPVAPKPTVKSPPSGAIPMLPPLPSTEATHDQAPDKPSESTNQTAVMFHSVQPVNTCNQPQGVTNQFTSSARSRSVASAHSHASKTHLTTPIANSAAAGGMGPAYEMPALKGKGAQLFARRQSRMEKFIVDSSTVKARQARAASPTPSLPASWKYSSNIRAPPPLAYNPIHSPFYPPGILKAQTQSASSSKSNKGAKGKPAKKPLNALDVMKHQPYQISASLFTFSSTPDAKAPLSTSLPPPMQSVKPDPVPLQPVNATYPVSKSVSSVPTGPSVNQANTASADEEYTHSSGRNVFVPPGYTSYAKQESSALSVAMAPRPKFSARKTGVTAQVWKPSTIVE from the exons ATCCATCAGTGAGAAAGCTGATGAGCCACAGTATACAGTAAATGAAGAAACAAGAAGCAGAGAAACCGTAGAAACGACATTACAAATCACCGGAAGGAAAGCATCAGCCAAGCAGAACCTTCCTTTTGAGCTTTACATCTCTGAGTCTCAGGACGAGGCTTACTATGGAGAGACCGAAAGTGACACAGATGTTTCGGGGAAAAGAGAAGAGAAACAGAGCAGCTCAAGGTTGTTATTGAAAGAACGTGACAGCTCTGGAGAATTGCTATTGCAAGGTACCTGCCGTACGGAGCAGAGAAGAAACCAGCACTCAGGCATGGTGGAATTCCAAGTGTCTATTGCTCAAGGGATGGATGGTGGTCCAGAGACAGCTGCTGTCACTGTCACTGGTTTGGATAAAATCAATTCTGCAACCATGGACGAAAATGTGCTGCAAAAAGATAACAGGAATAATGAATTAGCTGCATCAGAGACAGATGAAAATGCAGCAGTCCAGATAGCCTCTGCTACCAAGCTACTCCAGAGCAAGATTGATAAAAAGGTCAAGCTGGTTGATAGTGAGGTTCAAATGGATTCCTATCAGTCCAGGATGGATCTGTTTCTGGATTCCTCTGACAGAGAATACAGTGGAAAGGAGGCCTCCACGTCTGAAGTTGGCAGTGGCTGTgctgactctcaggctgaagaggGATGGTCAAAAACTGATAGCACGCCTCCTTTCCCTATTGGAATTTCATCAGAGGGAACAGAGCACGGGTCAGAAGGGACACACTCAGGAAAGGATTTGGCAAGAACCCACAAACACCGTGCAAGGCAAGCCA AAATTCGTCGGAGTGAAAGTCTGTCAGAAAAACAGGTTAAAGAAGCCAAGTCAAAGTGTAAAAGCATTGCCTTGCTCTTGACGGCAACTCCAACACCCAGCTCCAAGGGGGCGTTAATGTTTAAGAAGCGTCGCCAGAGAGCAAAGAAGTATACTTTGGTGAGCTACGGGACTGgggagttcgatcccgacgacgatCAAGAGGACTCCATAGAATTCACTTTGATACCAACCAGTGACTCTGATCTTGACGAGGACTTTTGTGCCGATGTCAACTCAGCCCAGGTTGTGACATTTGATTGGGACATAGGCCTTGTGGAAGTTGAGAAGAAGGAGAAGAGTGAGAAGGAAATGCAGAGGTTGCCAGATACCAAGGGCAAAGGTGCCCTACTGTTTGCCAAGAGGAGGCAGAGGATTGATCAGTACACAGCCGAACAAGAAGAAATGAAGAGAGCAGGGGCATCTGAAGTTGCCTCCGCTCAATGTATAACAGCAGAAAATTATTACCAAACCAGTAAAAGCAGTTTTGACAATTCAACATTCACAATTCAAAATCATACCTCAGAAAATTATGTTGATGTGAGTAAGTTCCATGGAATTGATAATGTCAAAGGAGTCGGAGGAAGATCCAAAATGGTTCACCAGAATGTGAAGGCCCCTGAAGACAACAGAGCAGGGGCGACAAACAGAACAGCTACTCCATTCCCCGGTGTGTCGAATCGAGCTGCAGCTCCTTTCTCTCCTACGAGAAGGGCAATGAACTCCATGTCAGATTTACCTCCCCCACCCAGCTATTCTTCCATCAGCCAGCCACCAGCTGACAACATCTACCATGCTACCTCTCCTCCCTTGGTTACCAATGCTCAACCCGCCATTTGGGCTCCAACAGGAATTGCTGGAGAGCAAATAGCATCAAGAGATGAGCGGATCTGCGTGCCTGCGATAAGAACAGGAATCCTACAAGACGCCAGAAAACGGAACACCGCTAAGCCAATGTTCACTTTTATTGACCGTCCTAAGGTAGCTCCAAATCCAGAACTGCTTTCCATGGTCAAAGGTAAGACAGACAGACGTAAAGGAATAGATCAGCCTGGTGgaggttttgagtcaggacctgaAGAAGATTACCTTAGTTTAGGTGCAGAAGCATCAAATTTTTTACAGACCCCTGCTCTAAAGCAGAAGACACCTCCGCCAGTCGCACCAAAACCAACTGTTAAGAGCCCTCCCTctggggctatcccaatgttACCGCCGTTACCATCTACAGAAGCAACCCATGATCAAGCTCCAGACAAACCTTCCGAAAGCACTAATCAGACGGCAGTAATGTTTCATTCGGTTCAACCTGTTAATACCTGCAACCAGCCCCAAGGTGTTACTAACCAGTTTACATCTTCAGCAAGATCCCGATCAGTAGCATCAGCACATTCACATGCTTCAAAAACACATCTCACTACTCCCATAGCAAATTCTGCAGCAGCTGGTGGTATGGGTCCAGCCTATGAAATGCCAGCTTTGAAAGGTAAAGGAGCACAGTTATTTGCAAGAAGGCAGTCTCGAATGGAGAAATTCATAGTAGACTCATCAACGGTCAAGGCCAGACAAGCACGAGCAGCATCCCCTACCCCTTCCTTGCCGGCATCGTGGAAGTATTCATCTAATATAAGAGCACCTCCCCCTTTGGCTTACAATCCTATTCACTCTCCATTTTATCCTCCTGGTATTTTGAAAGCACAAACACAATCTGCATCTTCATCTAAGTCAAATAAAGGTGCTAAGGGTAAACCTGCCAAAAAACCTCTCAATGCTTTGGATGTCATGAAGCACCAGCCGTATCAAATTAGTGCATCTTTGTTCACTTTTTCCTCCACTCCTGATGCTAAAGCACCGCTATCCACAAGCTTACCACCTCCTATGCAATCTGTAAAGCCTGATCCTGTTCCACTTCAACCAGTTAATGCTACATATCCTGTTTCTAAGAGTGTCTCATCTGTGCCAACAGGACCGTCTGTCAACCAAGCTAATACAGCATCTGCTGATGAAGAGTATACCCATTCTTCTGGGAGGAATGTCTTTGTGCCTCCAGGTTATACATCATATGCAAAGCAAGAGTCCTCAGCTCTCTCAGTTGCAATGGCACCGAGGCCCAAGTTTTCGGCAAGGAAAACTGGAGTTACAGCACAGGTGTGGAAACCCTCCACGATAGTGGAGTAA